A region from the Rhodamnia argentea isolate NSW1041297 chromosome 7, ASM2092103v1, whole genome shotgun sequence genome encodes:
- the LOC115749594 gene encoding uncharacterized protein LOC115749594 gives MRAPDSQAQDEDDPVAICHHLLSSLSSEIPRALHFKPKWSLLLSHLSLLSSLLPDLSPHHPLSLDLLHSISHSLHHALSLALTCQLPSLPDGKLHTQSHLDSSLSLLLRHLHDCHVLLNSGLHPPPSSSSSSSNLSKRESVRLQSRHLLTRLQIGAPDSKASALDSLLPLLSEDDKNVVVAVAQGLVPVLLKLLDSGSLEVKEKAVAALSRVSTVDSSKPVLIAEGLLLLNHLLRVLESGSGFAKEKACVALRALSYSKENARTIGTRGGVSSLLEICVAGTPSSQASAAGVLRNLATFPETKENFMEENAVVALLGLASSGTALAQENAIGCLCNLIAGDYDLKLTVVREKGIECLKNYWDSAPSDRSLEVAVELLSQLASCQPIGEALVSEGFIARLPTVLECGMLGVRIAAARAACELGFSPKTKKEIGECGCIAALIEMLDGKGAEEKEAAAKALSSLLLYAGNRKMFRKDAKGVASTVLLLDPSIQNLDKRYPVSILTSLVHSNKCRKQMASGGARAYLQKLVEMEVEGAKKLYDSIGRGKIWDVFASARP, from the coding sequence atGAGAGCACCGGATAGTCAAGCTCAGGATGAAGACGATCCCGTCGCCATCTGCCACCACctcctctcctccctctcctctGAAATCCCTCGCGCCCTTCACTTCAAGCCCAAGTggtccctcctcctctcccacctctccctcctctcttccctcctccCCGACCTCTCCCCACACCACCCTCTCTCCCTCGACCTCCTCCACTCCATCTCCCACTCCCTCCACCACGCCCTCTCCCTCGCCCTCACCTGCCAGCTCCCTTCCCTCCCCGACGGCAAGCTCCACACCCAGAGCCACCTCGactcctccctctccctcctcctccgccacctccaCGACTGCCACGTCCTCCTCAACAGCGGCCTCCACcctcccccctcctcctcctcctcctcctccaacctCTCCAAGCGCGAGTCCGTCCGCCTCCAGTCCCGCCACCTCCTCACCCGCCTCCAGATTGGCGCCCCCGACTCCAAGGCCTCCGCCCTCGACTCCCTCTTGCCCCTCCTCTCTGAGGACGACAAGAacgtcgtcgtcgccgtcgctCAGGGCCTCGTCCCCGTCCTCCTCAAGCTCCTCGATTCCGGCTCTCTCGAGGTCAAAGAGAAGGCCGTCGCCGCCCTCTCCCGGGTTTCCACCGTCGACAGCAGCAAGCCCGTCTTGATTGCCGAGGGCCTCTTGCTCTTGAACCACCTGCTTCGCGTGCTCGAGTCCGGCAGTGGGTTCGCCAAGGAGAAGGCCTGTGTTGCCCTCCGGGCTCTCAGCTATTCCAAGGAGAATGCCAGGACCATTGGGACCAGGGGCGGCGTCTCCTCGCTCTTGGAAATCTGCGTGGCCGGCACCCCGAGCTCACAGGCTTCCGCCGCTGGGGTTCTGCGAAATCTGGCCACTTTCCCAGAAACCAAGGAGAATTTCATGGAGGAGAACGCGGTGGTGGCGCTCCTCGGACTTGCGTCCTCAGGGACTGCTCTGGCCCAGGAAAACGCGATCGGGTGTCTCTGCAATTTGATAGCCGGGGACTACGATTTGAAGCTCACGGTCGTCAGAGAGAAGGGGATCGAGTGCTTGAAGAACTACTGGGATTCAGCTCCGAGCGATCGGAGCCTTGAAGTGGCGGTCGAGTTGCTGAGCCAACTCGCATCTTGCCAGCCGATTGGGGAAGCTCTGGTTTCGGAGGGGTTCATCGCCAGATTGCCGACTGTTTTGGAGTGCGGAATGCTGGGGGTGCGGATTGCTGCGGCGAGAGCTGCTTGTGAACTGGGTTTCAGTCCCAAGACCAAGAAAGAAATCGGGGAATGTGGGTGCATCGCCGCATTGATCGAGATGTTAGATGGTAAGGGGGCCGAAGAGAAAGAGGCGGCCGCCAAGGCATTGTCCAGTCTCTTGCTCTACGCCGGGAACAGGAAGATGTTCCGCAAGGACGCGAAAGGGGTGGCGAGCACGGTCCTGCTCTTGGACCCGTCGATCCAGAATCTGGACAAGAGATACCCAGTGTCGATATTGACGTCGCTAGTGCATTCGAACAAGTGTAGGAAGCAGATGGCGAGCGGGGGCGCGCGTGCTTATCTGCAGAAGCTGGTGGAGATGGAAGTGGAAGGTGCCAAGAAGCTGTACGATAGCATCGGCCGTGGCAAGATATGGGATGTGTTCGCCAGCGCCAGACCATAG
- the LOC115749597 gene encoding long chain base biosynthesis protein 2a, whose protein sequence is MITIPYLTALSTYFSYGLLFAFGQFRDFFRKIFDWWRSSDLQGYAPICLGLEDFYTRRLYLRIQDCFGRPISSAPDAWFDVVERYSNDNNKTLKRTTNKSKCLNLGSYNYLGFAAADEYCTPRVIETLKKFSPSTCSSRVDGGTTTLHNELEENVAAFVGKPAAIVFGMGYVTNSAILPVLIGKGGLVISDSLNHNSIVSGARGSRATIKVFQHNTPSHLEKVLREQIAEGQPRTHRPWKKIIVVVEGIYSMEGELCILPEIVAVCKKYKAYIYLDEAHSIGAVGKTGRGVCELLGVDTADVDVMMGTFTKSFGSCGGYIAGSKELIQYLKYTCPAHLYATSISPPAAEQIMSAIKVILGEDGSNRGAQKLARIRENSNFFRSELQKMGFEVLGDNDSPVMPIMLYNPAKIPAFSRECLKHNVAVVTVAFPATPLLLARARICISASHTKEDLLKALEVIGSVGDLVGIKYFPAEPNKLQKEEGMIKED, encoded by the exons ATGATCACCATCCCGTATTTGACCGCTCTCTCCACCTATTTTAGCTACGGTCTCCTCTTCGCTTTCGGCCAATTCCGCGACTTCTTCAGGAAGATCTTCGATTGGTGGCGTTCCAGCGATCTTCAg GGGTATGCGCCCATCTGCTTGGGACTCGAGGATTTCTACACTCGTCGCTTGTATCTCCGGATTCAG GACTGCTTTGGACGGCCTATATCAAGTGCTCCCGATGCTTGGTTTGACGTTGTAGAACGTTACTCCAATGATAATAACAAGACCTTAAA ACGAACCACGAACAAAAGTAAGTGTCTCAACTTGGGATCGTACAATTATCTTGGATTTGCTGCTGCTGACGAATACTGTACTCCCCGTGTTATTGAGACACTTAAGAAGTTCTCACCAAGTACATGCAGTTCCCGTGTTGATGGAG GAACTACGACTCTGCATAATGAGTTGGAGGAGAATGTCGCAGCCTTTGTGGGGAAGCCGGCCGCCATCGTTTTTGGCATGGGTTATGTGACAAATTCTGCTATTCTTCCAGTTCTGATTGGAAAG GGAGGATTGGTAATTAGCGATTCCTTGAACCATAACTCAATTGTGAGTGGTGCTAGGGGCTCCAGAGCTACAATAAAGGTTTTCCAGCACAACA caCCATCTCACTTAGAGAAGGTTTTGAGAGAGCAAATTGCTGAGGGGCAACCAAGGACACATAGACCGTGGAAGAAGATAATAGTCGTTGTTGAGGGTATATATAGTATGGAAGGAGAGCTCTGCATACTTCCAGAGATTGTTGCGGTATGCAAGAAATATAAG GCTTATATCTACTTGGACGAGGCTCACAGCATTGGAGCAGTTGGAAAGACGGGAAGAGGTGTTTGTGAACTCTTGGGAGTTGACACTGCTGATGTTGATGTAATGATGGGAACTTTCACAAAATCCTTTGGCTCATGTGGTGGCTATATTGCTGGATCTAAG GAACTTATACAATATTTGAAGTACACATGCCCTGCTCATCTCTACGCCACGTCAATTTCACCTCCGGCTGCAGAACAGATTATGTCAGCCATCAAAGTTATTCTTGGAGAGGATGGTTCTAATAGAG GGGCACAAAAACTGGCAAGAATACGTGAAAACAGCAATTTTTTCAGGTCAGAGCTGCAGAAGATGGGTTTCGAGGTTCTCGGGGATAATGATTCTCCTGTAATGCCCATAATGCTGTACAATCCAGCAAAAATCCCTGCTTTTTCTCGTGAATGTCTCAAGCATAAT GTGGCTGTGGTTACAGTTGCTTTTCCAGCTACTCCACTCCTTTTGGCTAGAGCTCGTATATGCATATCTGCCTCTCACACTAAAGAAGACCTTCTTAAGGCCTTggag GTTATCGGCTCAGTGGGTGATCTGGTGGGCATCAAATACTTCCCCGCTGAGCCCAATAAGCTGCAAAAGGAGGAAGGCATGATCAAAGAGGACTGA
- the LOC115749600 gene encoding uncharacterized protein LOC115749600 → MADPQATTEGQQMNGDRTVTLAETVGAKRQRRPSVRLGDLGGDLTFDSHVRRKHHSASGNLHKSSKTRPLFNLSSDHHQTLEDNDKIDNLDSVAIGSWKVKDSKKRASNATKRVRSNWVPKVTDEGGGGSGGEVEVDKYSGGEDFDDGYNDFDIENFESPVKEQSLVHSLENLGGDSHGNERDVLYRRPGRGRSRDHHDAVELSGPSDTDFRDRDGRCGEDGVKIWLNGLGLGRYAPVFEVHEVDDEVLPMLTLEDLKDMGINAVGSRRKMYCAIQKLSKGFS, encoded by the coding sequence ATGGCGGACCCACAAGCTACGACGGAGGGGCAACAGATGAATGGGGATAGGACCGTCACTTTGGCCGAGACCGTCGGGGCCAAGAGGCAGAGAAGGCCCAGCGTCCGATTAGGCGACCTCGGCGGTGACCTCACCTTCGACTCCCACGTCCGAAGGAAGCATCATTCCGCCTCAGGTAACCTCCATAAATCCTCCAAGACTCGTCCTTTGTTCAATTTGAGCTCCGACCACCACCAAACCCTCGAGGATAATGACAAAATCGACAACTTGGATTCCGTCGCCATTGGGAGCTGGAAAGTCAAGGACTCCAAGAAGCGTGCCTCCAATGCCACCAAGAGGGTGCGCTCCAATTGGGTTCCCAAGGTCACTGAtgaaggcggcggcggcagcggcggcgaagTAGAGGTGGACAAGTATAGCGGCGGGGAGGATTTTGACGATGGGTATAACGATTTTGACATAGAAAATTTTGAGTCTCCCGTCAAGGAGCAGAGCTTAGTACACTCTTTGGAGAATTTGGGTGGGGATAGCCATGGAAATGAGAGGGATGTGCTGTATAGGAGACCTGGTAGGGGTAGGAGTAGGGACCACCATGACGCGGTTGAGTTATCGGGGCCCTCAGATACCGATTTCAGGGATAGGGATGGAAGGTGTGGAGAGGATGGGGTGAAGATTTGGCTTAATGGGTTAGGACTAGGGAGGTATGCACCCGTTTTCGAGGTTCATGAAGTGGATGACGAGGTTTTGCCTATGTTGACGTTGGAGGATTTGAAAGATATGGGGATCAATGCAGTCGGTTCCAGAAGGAAAATGTACTGTGCCATTCAGAAGCTAAGCAAGGGATTTTCGTAA
- the LOC115749553 gene encoding coiled-coil domain-containing protein SCD2-like, with protein sequence MDQDRPFYSNCAHGNSNGSSSPGMSPASTFKRPPNVQAASHFLAAAMMKRAAASDEDEDHDDFEFGSPFTSSYPLPHGSNNNVSNAIEGLRSTPASTLERSPSPAQGGNSMKYSQTIRSESAGRPFISMPSTAAASAIQTPVPIPPIQTPKRKARADKRIPLDARQPNLNDTGSKHEVSALRDELDMLQGENYSLWEKLQQSEERCIKAEARARELEKQVAKLGQGLSLDDEFSRRREEILREREVALKNGRDKEIVALRLKMENLTEDREAAIAQLQEANSEVKALRTIVHRMVLMQDEKEEVVLKRCWLARYWGLAVKHGICADIAQSRQEYWSSLAPLSFEMVISAGVKAKEESWCAGGNNPDRRKLVNDTSDLTGEGYIESMLLVEAGLKELSSLKVEEAVIIAMAQSRSNFVRQSTSDFILPGDLKFIDTFELSKEEAEDILFKQAWLTYFWRRAVVHHVEEDIARERLQSWIGWSGQTPSPHDAVEVERGLRELQKLGIEHQLWEASRKLTNRPPPTSPSNDIALLHDYDQ encoded by the exons ATGGATCAGGATCGCCCCTTTTACTCCAACTGTGCCCATGGGAACAGCAATGGATCATCATCACCGGGGATGTCGCCTGCTTCCACTTTTAAGCGTCCTCCAAACGTCCAAGCTGCTTCGCACTTTTTGGCTGCTGCCATGATGAAGAGGGCTGCTGCcagtgatgaagatgaggatcaTGATGACTTTGAATTCGGGTCTCCTTTTACTTCGTCTTATCCCCTTCCCCACGGTAGCAACAACAATGTCTCCAATGCCATTGAGGGATTACGCTCGACTCCTGCTTCCACACTCGAGCGGTCGCCTTCACCTGCG CAAGGTGGGAACTCCATGAAGTACTCTCAGACTATTCGCTCCGAATCGGCAGGAAGACCATTCATCTCCATGCCTTCAACGGCTGCAGCATCAGCAATCCAAACACCAGTTCCGATACCTCCTATCCAAACTCCTAAGAGAAAAGCAAGAGCAGATAAAAG AATTCCTCTCGATGCCCGACAACCCAACCTAAATGACACTGGGAGTAAGCACGAAGTTTCTGCACTCCGTGATGAA CTTGACATGCTACAAGGAGAGAATTACTCATTATGGGAGAAG CTTCAACAATCTGAAGAGAGGTGCATCAAAGCAGAGGCCAGAGCCAGGGAGCTTGAAAAACAG GTTGCTAAACTTGGACAAGGTCTATCCCTTGATGACGAATTTTCACGGCG GAGAGAAGAAATCTTGCGCGAAAGAGAG GTTGCTCTAAAGAATGGAAGAGACAAGGAAATTGTAGCTCTTCGTTTGAAAATGGAG AACTTGACGGAAGATAGAGAAGCAGCTATTGCCCAACTTCAGGAAGCAAATTCTGAAGTGAAAGCTCTGCGCACGATAGTACATAGAATGGTTTTGATGCAGGATGAGAAG GAGGAAGTTGTCTTGAAAAGATGTTGGCTCGCTCGATACTGGGGTTTAGCTGTAAAGCATG GCATTTGTGCTGATATAGCACAATCAAGACAGGAGTATTGGTCATCTCTAGCTCCGCTTTCATTCGAGATGGTGATTTCTGCCGGAGTGAAGGCTAAGGAAGAGTCCTGGTGTGCAG GCGGCAACAATCCAGATAGAAGAAAACTCGTTAATGATACAAGTGATTTAACGGGTGAAGGATATATCGAGAGCATGCTCTTGGTTGAAGCCGGGCTGAAGGAGTTATCTTCTTTGAAG GTTGAAGAAGCCGTCATTATAGCAATGGCTCAAAGCCGATCCAATTTCGTTAGGCAATCCACCTCAG ATTTCATACTTCCTGGTGATCTCAAATTCATCGATACGTTTG AACTAAGCAAAGAGGAGGCTGAAGATATTCTTTTCAAACAG GCTTGGTTGACATACTTCTGGAGAAGAGCTGTGGTGCACCATGTTGAAGAAGACATTGCCAGAGAAAGGCTTCAATCCTGGATCGGCTGGAGTGGGCAGACACCAAGTCCGCATGATGCCGTGGAAG TTGAGCGTGGTTTACGGGAGCTGCAGAAACTTGGAATAGAACACCAACTTTGGGAAGCGTCTCGCAAACTTACCAACCGCCCTCCTCCTACATCGCCATCTAACGACATTGCTCTCCTCCATGACTATGATCAGTGA
- the LOC115749512 gene encoding chaperone protein ClpC, chloroplastic — MAGVLAQSTNAPAIVPGQRYGSSGGSTKSRRNVKMMSALKVPGIRMRGFSGLRGSNSLDNLLNSSADFHSRVASSISFRRGKASRGVARAMFERFTEKAIKVIMLAQEEARRLGHNFVGTEQILLGLIGEGTGIAAKVLKSMGINLKDARVEVEKIIGRGSGFVAVEIPFTPRAKRVLELSLEEARQLGHNYIGSEHLLLGLLREGEGVAARVLENLGADPSNIRTQVIRMVGESTEAVGAGVGGGSSGNKMPTLEEYGTNLTKLAEEGKLDPVVGRQQQIERVVQILGRRTKNNPCLIGEPGVGKTAIAEGLAQRIASGDVPETIEGKKVITLDMGLLVAGTKYRGEFEERLKKLMEEIKQSDEIILFIDEVHTLIGAGAAEGAIDAANILKPALARGELQCIGATTLDEYRKHIEKDPALERRFQPVKVPEPTVDETIQILKGLRERYEIHHKLHYTDEALVAAAQLSYQYISDRFLPDKAIDLIDEAGSRVRLRHAQLPEEARELEKELRQITKEKNEAVRSQDFEKAGELRDREMDLKAQITALIDKGKEMSKAETEAGDVGPIVTEVDIQHIVSSWTGIPVEKVSSDESDRLLKMEETLHKRVIGQDEAVKAISRAIRRARVGLKNPNRPIASFIFSGPTGVGKSELAKALAAYYFGSEEAMIRLDMSEFMERHTVSKLIGSPPGYVGYTEGGQLTEAVRRRPYTVVLFDEIEKAHPDVFNMMLQILEDGRLTDSKGRTVDFKNTLLIMTSNVGSSVIEKGGRRIGFDLDYDEKDSSYNRIKSLVTEELKQYFRPEFLNRLDEMIVFRQLTKLEVKEIADIMLKEVFERLKTKDIELQVTERFRDRVVDEGYNPSYGARPLRRAIMRLLEDSMAEKMLAREIKEGDSVIVDVDSDGNVTVLNGSGGAPEPLSEAISV, encoded by the exons ATGGCCGGGGTCCTGGCGCAGTCAACTAATGCTCCAGCCATAGTGCCTGGCCAGAGGTATGGCAGCTCCGGTGGTTCCACAAAGTCGAggagaaatgtgaaaatgatGTCCGCTCTCAAAGTTCCTGGTATAAGGATGAGAGGCTTCTCTGGTCTAAGAGGATCTAACAGTTTGGACAATTTGCTGAATTCAAGCGCTGATTTTCACTCTAGGGTGGCAAGTTCAATCTCCTTTCGCAGGGGGAAGGCAAGCCGTGGTGTCGCCAGGGCCATGTTTGAGCGCTTTACTGAGAAAGCAATCAAAGTCATCATGCTTGCCCAAGAGGAAGCACGGAGGCTGGGTCACAATTTCGTGGGGACAGAGCAGATTCTTCTGGGTCTTATTGGCGAAGGCACTGGTATTGCTGCTAAAGTTCTTAAGTCGATGggaattaatttaaaagatgCACGTGTGGAGGTTGAAAAAATAATTGGGAGGGGAAGTGGATTTGTTGCTGTGGAAATTCCTTTCACTCCACGTGCAAAGCGCGTCTTGGAACTTTCACTGGAGGAAGCTCGACAACTAG GCCATAACTACATTGGGTCTGAGCACTTGCTTCTTGGACTGCTTCGCGAGGGTGAGGGTGTAGCTGCTCGTGTTCTTGAGAACTTGGGTGCTGATCCTAGCAACATTCGGACGCAG GTCATTAGGATGGTGGGCGAGAGCACTGAGGCCGTTGGTGCTGGTGTTGGTGGAGGGAGTAGTGGCAATAAGATGCCAACTCTTGAGGAGTATGGAACCAACTTGACTAAGCTGGCAGAGGAG GGAAAATTGGATCCCGTTGTTGGAAGGCAGCAGCAAATAGAACGTGTTGTCCAGATTCTTGGTCGCCGAACCAAAAATAATCCTTGCCTTATTGGAGAACCTGGTGTTGGGAAGACTGCTATTGCTGAAGGTCTTGCTCAGCGTATTGCAAGTGGGGACGTTCCAGAAACAATTGAAGGCAAGAAG GTCATTACCCTGGACATGGGCCTTCTAGTTGCTGGAACAAAATATCGTGGAGAGTTTGAAGAGAGATTGAAGAAGCTAATGGAGGAAATTAAACAGAGTGATGAAATAATACTCTTTATTGATGAGGTGCATACTCTAATTGGGGCAGGGGCAGCAGAGGGAGCCATTGATGCTGCCAACATTCTGAAACCGGCTCTTGCACGGGGTGAACTGCAG TGTATTGGGGCTACCACCCTGGATGAATATAGGAAGCACATTGAGAAGGACCCAGCATTAGAAAGACGTTTCCAGCCAGTCAAAGTTCCTGAACCAACAGTGGATGAAACTATTCAGATTTTGAAGGGACTCCGTGAGAGATATGAgatccatcacaagctgcaTTACACAGATGAAGCCTTAGTAGCTGCTGCACAGCTCTCTTACCAGTATATTAG TGACCGTTTTCTGCCGGACAAAGccattgatttgattgatgaagCAGGTTCACGGGTTCGACTTCGTCATGCGCAG CTCCCTGAGGAGGCCAGAGAGCTTGAGAAAGAACTCCGGCAGATCACGAAGGAGAAGAATGAGGCTGTTCGCAGTCAGGATTTTGAGAAG GCTGGGGAGTTACGTGATCGGGAAATGGATCTGAAGGCACAGATAACTGCGCTGATAGACAAAGGCAAGGAGATGAGCAAGGCTGAAACTGAGGCTGGGGATGTTGGTCCAATCGTTACAGAAGTAGACATTCAGCACATTGTCTCTTCTTGGACTGGAATTCCTGTAGAGAAAGTGTCAAGTGATGAGTCAGATCGcctcctcaaaatggaagagacgCTACACAAACGAGTCATTGGACAGGACGAAGCAGTTAAAGCGATTAGCCGTGCCATCAGGCGAGCTCGTGTTGGACTCAAGAACCCTAATCGGCCGATCGCCAGTTTCATCTTTTCTGGCCCAACCGGTGTTGGGAAGTCGGAACTTGCAAAAGCACTGGCGGCTTACTACTTTGGGTCTGAAGAAGCCATGATCCGACTTGACATGAGCGAGTTCATGGAAAGACACACAGTCTCCAAGCTAATTGGTTCCCCACCTGGTTATGTTGGATATACAGAAGGTGGTCAGCTCACTGAAGCTGTTCGTCGGCGTCCTTACACAGTGGTCCTTTTTGATGAGATAGAGAAGGCCCACCCGGATGTCTTCAACATGATGCTTCAAATTCTTGAGGATGGAAGATTGACAGATAGCAAGGGGAGAACTGTTGATTTCAAGAATACACTTCTCATAATGACGTCGAATGTTGGGAGCAGTGTAATAGAGAAGGGAGGCCGCCGGATAGGATTTGATCTTGATTATGATGAGAAGGATAGCAGTTACAACCGTATTAAGAGCCTAGTAACGGAGGAGCTGAAGCAATATTTTAGGCCAGAGTTCCTGAACAGATTGGATGAAATGATAGTCTTCCGGCAGCTTACTAAGTTGGAGGTGAAGGAAATCGCGGACATCATGCTTAAGGAAGTGTTTGAGAGGCTGAAAACGAAGGACATTGAACTTCAAGTGACAGAGAGATTCAGGGACCGGGTGGTGGATGAAGGCTACAATCCAAGCTATGGCGCAAGGCCTCTGAGAAGAGCTATAATGAGATTATTGGAGGACAGTATGGCTGAGAAAATGCTTGCCAGGGAGATCAAAGAGGGTGATTCTGTCATCGTCGATGTCGACTCTGATGGGAATGTAACCGTGCTTAATGGAAGCGGTGGTGCTCCGGAGCCATTATCTGAAGCAATTTCTGTGTGA